A region of Amyelois transitella isolate CPQ chromosome 19, ilAmyTran1.1, whole genome shotgun sequence DNA encodes the following proteins:
- the LOC106139546 gene encoding uncharacterized protein LOC106139546, with protein MSFVPTVTIDELSRGSTDPTINPTPKKVLTGILNDFMDLQFGKETPYTTGKTVIPVQCSIEDVDQSIDDKTIEKKFKDIFVKISETHKSGDLTPQSKNTGWDPKLTPVLVFVTPNP; from the coding sequence ATGTCTTTCGTCCCAACGGTAACCATCGATGAGTTATCCAGAGGGTCTACGGACCCCACCATCAACCCTACACCGAAGAAGGTTCTGACGGGAATTCTTAACGATTTCATGGATTTACAATTCGGCAAGGAAACCCCATACACTACTGGAAAAACAGTGATTCCTGTACAATGTTCCATCGAAGACGTGGACCAGTCGATTGACGATAAGACTATAGAGAAGAAGTTTAAGGACATTTTTGTGAAGATCTCCGAAACACATAAGAGTGGAGATTTGACGCCGCAATCGAAGAACACAGGATGGGATCCTAAATTAACTCCAGTTTTAGTGTTTGTTACTCCTAATccttaa
- the LOC106139530 gene encoding calphotin: MKFLTVFAAILAVALGGRAQWNLNQLSEALESPHTNPSLVPILEQALNAYMAAMFAGENHQSISIMTAPVDLSTWTLSELSEAVENPNTNPAILPHLENALNSLMSAIFAGEAQPTTAQVAVVIPALEISYWTLADLDQALSNPATNPALIPYLEQSLNHIMENLFSGVQQTFIVLATPLGFTAVTPEAVVAPEVVIDPVQVVEEVLDAPVQPVVVANPSVVSGSPLVQIILNIKQQSAAPEVVAPAPVVLPDNTEAYPNPRPPAPVNPRPPAPVIVPPTPLPTPEVQPEPVIVVPDYNPIDVIAINPETLNPIEAVAISPPEVNPVDLLNPVIVPGVVIGGDIGPMFKLITTYFFLIATMKFLAVFLSVLAVTLGSQAPVKPAVVAKPAAASESPLVQIILNINQESAAAPEVVAPAPVILPDNTEVYPNPRPPAPVNPRPPAPTPEVQPEPVIVVPSPEVQPEPVIVVPSPEIQPEPVIVVPDYNPIDVIAINPETINPIEAVAISPPEVNPVDLLNPVIVPGVVIGGDIGPM; this comes from the exons ATGAAATTCCTAACCGTATTTGCTGCCATTCTGGCGGTAGCCCTGGGCGGCCGGGCCCAATGGAACCTTAACCAACTCTCCGAAGCCTTGGAAAGTCCCCACACTAATCCCTCATTGGTGCCTATCCTGGAACAAGCATTGAATGCTTACATGGCAGCTATGTTCGCCGGGGAGAACCAT CAATCCATCAGCATCATGACCGCTCCTGTTGACCTTTCCACCTGGACGCTGAGCGAACTCTCCGAAGCCGTGGAGAACCCCAACACCAACCCAGCCATCCTGCCGCATTTGGAGAATGCCCTGAACTCCTTGATGAGCGCCATCTTCGCTGGAGAAGCTCaa CCTACTACAGCGCAAGTGGCCGTTGTCATCCCCGCTTTGGAGATCAGCTACTGGACCCTCGCGGACTTGGACCAAGCCCTGTCGAACCCTGCCACCAACCCAGCCTTGATTCCTTACTTGGAGCAGTCTTTGAACCATATTATGGAGAATTTATTCAGTGGTGTTCAACAG ACCTTCATTGTCCTCGCCACTCCCCTAGGATTTACTGCTGTGACCCCCGAAGCTGTGGTGGCTCCAGAAGTAGTCATTGACCCCGTACAAGTGGTGGAAGAAGTCCTGGACGCGCCTGTGCAGCCGGTAGTTGTGGCCAACCCGTCTGTTGTATCTGGAAGTCCTCTTGTTCAGATCATCCTGAATATTAAACAGCAG tcTGCTGCCCCAGAAGTCGTCGCGCCCGCTCCCGTCGTCCTCCCGGACAACACTGAAGCTTACCCCAACCCCCGCCCCCCCGCGCCCGTCAACCCCAGGCCGCCAGCCCCCGTCATCGTCCCCCCCACTCCTCTCCCCACTCCAGAAGTTCAGCCCGAACCAGTCATCGTGGTCCCCGACTACAACCCGATTGACGTCATCGCTATTAACCCAGAGACCCTCAACCCTATCGAAGCTGTAGCCATTTCGCCCCCAGAAGTGAACCCGGTTGATTTGCTGAACCCAGTAATTGTGCCTGGAGTCGTGATTGGCGGAGATATTGGACCTATGT ttaaattaattacaacttatttttttcttatagcAACCATGAAATTCCTGGCAGTATTCTTATCGGTCCTGGCCGTGACCCTGGGCAGCCAGGCGCCAGTGAAGCCAGCAGTCGTGGCTAAACCTGCTGCGGCTTCTGAAAGCCCACTGGTCCAGATCATCCTGAACATCAACCAAGAG TCTGCCGCTGCCCCCGAAGTCGTTGCGCCCGCTCCCGTCATCCTACCAGACAACACTGAGGTCTACCCCAACCCCCGCCCCCCCGCGCCCGTCAACCCAAGGCCACCAGCACCAACTCCCGAGGTGCAACCAGAGCCAGTCATCGTAGTCCCCAGCCCCGAAGTACAACCCGAGCCCGTCATTGTTGTTCCCTCTCCAGAAATTCAGCCCGAACCGGTCATCGTGGTCCCCGACTACAACCCCATTGACGTCATCGCTATTAACCCAGAGACCATCAACCCTATCGAAGCTGTAGCCATTTCGCCCCCAGAAGTGAACCCAGTTGATTTGCTGAACCCAGTAATTGTGCCTGGAGTCGTGATTGGCGGAGATATTGGACCTATGTAA
- the LOC106139543 gene encoding protein PRRC1-like, translating into MSGSDKKPKIPEAPAPVALPGNLLSSVAPPTQLPNFVTTSEAAPNVPTGPVPVQPVIVQQAAPMPEIEETFSPAIPFSKGEPLMSIRSPEDSQTTQSPESLPASTPEMDQIGDIMPGSGIFTWVKGAVSSGGLLHRVAEKAKNSVDSMITTLDPQMKEYLKSGGDMYIVVASDKDVKVSPIREAFQTVFGKATVVGFSAQSDVTAEQPVGYAAAYAAAKQRIAHIRSTHSQLTNNVPVVAVEGFLQEAISDKWYDLSLLVLSQPSLGIELQLQSQGTPVPAAAISAINAATPEHYQHSQTGFSVTVGSVMAASLQVPHAQWQEAATGVSRRDTLLLAARSLAGSYKKLLAVSAAET; encoded by the exons ATGAGTGGGTCTGATAAGAAACCAAAGATCCCAGAGGCTCCAGCACCGGTTGCGCTACCTGGGAATTTGCTGTCGAGTGTGGCCCCGCCGACACAACTTCCAAACTTCGTCACCACCAGTGAAGCA GCTCCAAATGTACCAACTGGCCCTGTTCCCGTTCAGCCGGTCATTGTTCAACAAGCAGCTCCAATGCCAGAAATCGAAGAGACATttag CCCAGCAATACCATTCAGCAAAGGGGAGCCACTCATGTCGATAAGGTCTCCGGAAGACTCCCAAACTACACAGTCACCAGAATCTCTGCCAGCCTCTACACCTGAGATGGATCAAATTG GCGACATAATGCCCGGCAGTGGCATATTTACATGGGTGAAGGGTGCGGTGTCCAGCGGAGGGCTGCTCCACCGAGTGGCAGAGAAGGCCAAGAATTCCGTAGACTCCATGATCACCACCCTCGACCCCCAGATGAAAGAGTATTTGA AAAGCGGTGGTGACATGTACATAGTGGTAGCCTCCGACAAAGATGTCAAGGTGTCCCCGATAAGAGAAGCATTCCAGACTGTATTTGGGAAAGCCACAGTTGT CGGCTTTTCAGCCCAAAGCGACGTGACAGCGGAGCAACCCGTCGGATATGCGGCTGCGTACGCGGCGGCCAAACAGAGAATCGCACATATCCGATCAACACATTCACAACTCACCAACAATGTTCCTGTTGTAGCTGTCGAGGGGTTCCTACAGGAAGCTATAAGCGACAA ATGGTACGACTTATCCCTTCTAGTCTTATCACAGCCGTCTCTGGGAATCGAACTGCAACTCCAGAGTCAAGGCACGCCCGTGCCCGCCGCCGCGATCTCCGCCATTAATGCCGCCACGCCGGAGCACTACCAACACTCGCAAACCGGATTCAGCGtcactgttgggtctgtcatGGCCGCTAGTCTGCAG GTCCCACACGCGCAATGGCAAGAAGCGGCCACCGGCGTGTCGCGGAGAGATACTTTATTGTTAGCGGCGCGTTCTCTCGCCGGCTCCTACAAGAAATTATTAGCAGTTTCCGCCGCGGAGACCTAG